A DNA window from Paraburkholderia hospita contains the following coding sequences:
- a CDS encoding DUF5372 family protein: MTHPFHPARGNHFVLVSRKQNWGEDRVMYYDAHKRLCSVLASWTDVPEPDLFAQASAGHSWFRTDDLLRLRALVDDLLGVRDVK; encoded by the coding sequence ATTACCCACCCATTTCATCCAGCGCGTGGAAATCACTTTGTCCTGGTGAGTCGCAAGCAGAACTGGGGTGAAGATCGCGTGATGTATTACGACGCACACAAGCGTCTGTGCTCGGTGCTGGCATCTTGGACCGATGTCCCGGAGCCAGATCTGTTCGCGCAGGCCTCCGCTGGACATTCCTGGTTTAGAACTGACGATCTGCTTCGATTGCGTGCGCTCGTCGACGATTTATTGGGAGTGCGCGATGTCAAATAA